Proteins co-encoded in one Oncorhynchus keta strain PuntledgeMale-10-30-2019 chromosome 36, Oket_V2, whole genome shotgun sequence genomic window:
- the LOC118369861 gene encoding AN1-type zinc finger protein 4-like isoform X3, with protein MRGGPINTRRVPVEDPLKDMVEVMEGGREEGWDKSLPGSKQVTFLVYREGDQLSFFRVVDRGDGTLTPVSESLSGGSVFNMYTEEDDDDETGGLALGQPSLENSITMNKMKLLKAKMEDMNINKKPKRSAKLKPLSPVSARPCSNFLGLPRHHRLFRVLPHINQSHHSTSYLTPIRDQGSANPSTPVATTSATHLSINGQAPPYFSSSSCYMLQEEEPWETSPKSIRPPPKVSRLDIGSTRLMRDCVYPQLPSLPSRGQAEGTVELPDSRGEALELELLEEVASLLEPTPPGALYRNLLTDPLILDISTQPEEGLGGLDGLGALGFGAERQLSSTPSLLSQAEGMNSLNNWAMGGSDRLACKGQRTQLLGNTLDHLPDSPSPSSSSPSSRWKLPQPFEFTGSVTPTLQSNPPSSRPTTLFSPAPPLPSSLPHGSHLRGIKMDSPGKRPEMSKSEARGITKLANQACMNPLESLSNTELLASLSSSSRTPVSSSREGLGQSLGFGLDLPAVGASRLGMLDSTAPSLQANIQLLQEDLIRRMSPLHRATASYMAPNSLGSAGGSSSIRRPVLQLYPLKAHEVQGTRARGTGQAAEPRTEDGPSPWGRGRRWTPTPPHSAPLHITCLQSRFHWQRRRRNLNTASSVARRLVWPPATSAGVVTTSAPPTAMQRPMTARTTTRAPDAASSRKPTPSSTLPSCPRSEPLPMSPSIPALLLPL; from the exons tgCCTGTTGAGGACCCATTGAAGGATATGGTGGAGGtaatggagggaggcagggaggagggctGGGATAAGAGTCTGCCTGGCAGCAAGCAGGTCACTTTTCTGGTGTACCGAGAGGGAGACCAGCTCAGCTTCTTCCGGGTCGTCGACCGAGGGGACGGAACTCTGACCCCTGTCTCAGAATCACTCAG TGGTGGCTCAGTGTTCAACATGTACACAGAGGAGGACGACGACGATGAAACGGGGGGCTTGGCTCTGGGACAGCCATCCCTGGAGAACTCTATCACCATGAACAAGATGAAGCTGCTCAAAGCCAAGATGGAGGACATGAACATCAACAAGAAG CCTAAGAGGTCTGCCAAGTTGAAACCTCTGTCACCTGTCAGTGCCCGGCCCTGCAGCAACTTTCTGGGGCTCCCCAGACACCACCGCCTCTTCCGTGTCCTGCCCCACATCAACCAATCCCATCACTCCACCTCATACTTAACTCCAATCAGGGACCAGGGATCCGCAAATCCCTCGACTCCCGTTGCTACTACCTCCGCCACCCACCTGTCAATCAACGGCCAGGCGCCGCCCTATTTCTCTTCCTCGTCCTGTTACATGCTTCAGGAAGAGGAGCCATGGGAGACCAGCCCCAAGTCGATCCGGCCCCCTCCTAAAGTGTCCCGATTGGACATCGGCAGCACCAGGCTCATGAGGGACTGTGTGTATCCGCAGCTCCCCTCACTCCCCAGCAGGGGGCAGGCAGAGGGGACAGTGGAGCTGCCTGACTCCAGAGGAGAGGCACTGGAGCTGGAGTTGCTGGAGGAGGTTGCAAGCCTGCTGGAGCCCACACCGCCTGGAGCTCTGTACAGAAACCTGCTCACAGACCCCCTCATCCTGGAcatctctacccagccagaggagGGTTTAGGTGGGTTGGATGGGCTAGGAGCCCTGGGGTTTGGAGCAGAGCGCCagctctcctccaccccctctctcctctcccaagcTGAGGGGATGAACTCTTTAAACAACTGGGCTATGGGTGGTTCTGATAGGTTAGCCTGCAAAGGTCAGAGGACACAGTTACTAGGCAACACCCTTGATCATTTACCTgactctccttccccctcttcaTCTTCCCCCTCTAGTAGATGGAAACTACCACAACCCTTTGAATTCACAGGCTCAGTAACGCCAACCCTACAATCCAATCCCCCCTCCTCCCGCCCCACCACTCTCTTCTCCCctgctccacctctcccctcctctcttccacatGGCTCTCATCTGCGAGGCATCAAGATGGACTCCCCAGGCAAGCGGCCGGAGATGAGTAAAAGTGAGGCACGGGGCATCACCAAGCTGGCCAACCAGGCCTGTATGAATCCTCTCGAGTCCCTCAGCAACACAGAGCTCCTGGcctccctgtcctcttcctccaggACCCCAGTCAGCAGCAGCAGGGAAGGCCTGGGTCAGAGCCTGGGATTTGGGTTGGATCTGCCCGCTGTTGGGGCCTCCAGGCTGGGCATGCTAGACTCTACGGCCCCCTCCCTACAAGCCAACATCCAGCTGCTCCAGGAGGACCTTATCCGACGGATGTCCCCACTACACAGAGCGACCGCCTCTTACATG GCACCCAACAGCCTGGGATCAGCTGGAGGCTCCAGTTCAATAAGGAGACCAG TTCTCCAGCTGTATCCACTGAAAGCGCACGAGGTTCAAGGCACGAGGGCACGGGGCACGGGACAGGCCGCAGAGCCGCGCACAGAAGACGGACCTAGCCCATGGGGAAGGGGGAGGCGGTGGACCCCAACCCCGCCACACTCG gcCCCCCTGCATATCACCTGCCTTCAGTCAAGGTTCCACTggcaaagaagaagaagaaatctAAACACTGCTTCCTCTGTGGCAAGAAGACTGGTCTGGCCACCAGCTACGAGTGCAG GTGTGGTAACAACTTCTGCGCCACCCACCGCTATGCAGAGACCCATGACTGCACGTACAACTACAAGAGCGCCGGACGCCGCTTCCTCCAGGAAACCAACCCCATCGTCAACGCTCCCAAGTTGCCCAAGATCTGAGCCCCTCCCCATGTCCCCCTCTATCCCTGCACTCCTCCTTCCTCTGTGA